Proteins co-encoded in one Gammaproteobacteria bacterium genomic window:
- a CDS encoding methyl-accepting chemotaxis protein encodes MKIGTRLILGFAVCLLFIVMIGAGGLYEIKKLADKSDKIVEVDANIVEYSQRMRANINMMRRYEKDAFIAIPDLAKVDEYVKKWNEVRNYSNMLMESLAKLEDDQNDQELLASIKKDLSFYEIGFNTVIEKIKSGAITDTRDANKVITEYKNATHKAESSIAEYAAVQDKVMERVKKKVDDDAKKSITMAITIIILSFIVVLIMVNIIIRSIKRPLTKIEELVNDIAQGEGDLSKLLTYNGKDELGSICGGFNLFIEKLRNIISQISNTSSQVSSASIRLNATAEQIATGAEEVAAQAGTVATAGEEMAATSGNIAKNCQMVAEGAQRASHTAQNGVKVVEKTIKVMGQIAEKVQESAKTVESLGERSAQIGAIIGTIKDIADQTNLLALNAAIEAARAGEQGRGFAVVADEVRALAERTTRATREIGEMIKAIQNETKWAVAAMGQGVLQVAAGTMESEKSGQALQEILAQVNDVAMQINQIATAAEQQTATTGEISNNMHQITKVVQQTSHGAHESATAASQLNGNAEELQRLVNQFKL; translated from the coding sequence ATGAAAATTGGAACAAGGCTTATTCTGGGATTTGCTGTGTGCTTACTGTTTATCGTGATGATCGGCGCTGGTGGACTCTACGAAATAAAAAAACTCGCTGACAAGAGCGACAAGATTGTAGAAGTTGACGCTAACATTGTTGAATATTCCCAACGTATGCGCGCTAACATCAACATGATGCGGCGGTATGAAAAGGACGCCTTTATAGCAATCCCTGACTTAGCTAAAGTCGACGAATACGTCAAGAAATGGAATGAGGTCAGAAACTATTCAAACATGCTCATGGAATCCCTGGCAAAACTTGAGGATGATCAGAATGATCAAGAGCTTCTGGCATCCATTAAAAAAGATCTTTCATTTTATGAAATCGGATTCAATACGGTCATAGAAAAGATCAAAAGCGGGGCTATCACGGATACTCGTGATGCCAACAAAGTCATTACCGAATATAAGAATGCGACCCACAAAGCTGAGTCCAGCATCGCTGAGTATGCCGCAGTTCAGGATAAGGTTATGGAAAGGGTCAAAAAAAAGGTCGATGATGATGCGAAAAAATCAATAACTATGGCCATCACAATCATCATCCTTTCCTTTATCGTTGTTCTGATTATGGTCAACATTATTATCCGTTCCATCAAGCGTCCCCTGACCAAGATCGAAGAACTGGTGAACGATATCGCCCAAGGCGAAGGTGATCTAAGCAAACTCCTTACCTACAACGGGAAAGATGAACTTGGGTCGATCTGCGGTGGCTTTAATCTGTTCATAGAAAAACTTCGTAACATCATTAGCCAGATATCGAACACTTCCAGTCAGGTTTCATCTGCATCAATCCGATTAAACGCAACTGCTGAACAGATCGCTACCGGTGCCGAAGAGGTTGCAGCCCAGGCTGGTACCGTTGCAACTGCCGGAGAAGAGATGGCAGCCACCTCGGGTAACATTGCCAAGAACTGCCAAATGGTGGCCGAAGGTGCCCAGAGGGCATCCCATACGGCACAAAATGGCGTTAAGGTCGTTGAAAAAACTATAAAGGTAATGGGACAGATTGCTGAAAAAGTACAAGAATCGGCTAAGACGGTTGAAAGCCTTGGAGAACGCTCCGCTCAGATCGGTGCCATCATAGGCACTATTAAAGACATCGCCGATCAAACCAACCTATTGGCACTCAATGCAGCTATTGAGGCCGCACGCGCCGGTGAGCAGGGTCGTGGTTTTGCCGTTGTAGCCGACGAGGTTCGTGCCCTTGCGGAGCGTACCACCCGAGCTACCCGTGAAATCGGTGAGATGATAAAAGCCATACAGAACGAAACAAAGTGGGCAGTTGCTGCGATGGGACAAGGAGTCCTCCAGGTTGCCGCCGGTACCATGGAATCCGAAAAATCAGGACAGGCGCTCCAAGAAATCCTTGCTCAAGTAAACGATGTTGCTATGCAGATTAACCAGATTGCCACTGCTGCGGAGCAACAGACCGCAACAACCGGAGAGATTTCAAACAACATGCACCAGATAACCAAAGTCGTGCAACAAACTTCCCATGGCGCACACGAATCTGCGAC